In Anopheles gambiae chromosome 2, idAnoGambNW_F1_1, whole genome shotgun sequence, a single window of DNA contains:
- the LOC1276686 gene encoding protein bric-a-brac 2 isoform X5, whose product MPSDTPPPSATSVSHPSPASSHHDPNDPNAPPRDPVDRSGTGTPGPSDHPTGGHLGHHQPPSSSSSSSSSSSSSSTSSSLSSLSLKRSLEEPLTTAKPSPPCSPLTMDHHHQHKAARQSRAASPAGRSTQQQASPSAPGTGGSSSGGGGGGQQFCLRWNNYQTNLTSVFDQLLQSESFVDVTLACDGQSMKAHKMVLSACSPYFQTLFFDNPCQHPIVIMRDVSWAELKAIVEFMYKGEINVSQDQIGPLLKVAEMLKIRGLADVSGDAGEPTGSRAEREAAGSRGPEELDREEHGKLLNPLAIVGSSLLANGAASAAMAGGNGSNSTATSGSAAVQAAAAAAAAKKQRAGRDRDTTKEHRMDARLSEFARDLSRADPHISSRDISSVAAAAAAAAAAAAGLAVGEWPLGAAGLEAAAAAAVQASTPKSARKRRWPSGERSSIGSPADSTPDQLEVPSPIPPTPSSLAQSSGGGGGGGGGGGGGTGSGGGGGGSSNPLASFPLPPALDTAAMAMSSLSSSIANHPDDMEIKPGIAEMIREEERVRPGRLKVFSPAENNFQQICRFWNPSRTVERRGA is encoded by the coding sequence ATGCCATCGGACACACCACCCCCGTCCGCAACATCGGTGTCCCATCCGTCACCAGCGTCGAGCCATCACGATCCGAACGATCCGAACGCCCCGCCCAGGGACCCGGTGGACCGATCGGGCACGGGGACGCCCGGCCCCTCGGACCACCCGACCGGTGGTCACCTCGGTCACCATCAACCACCGTCGAGCTCGTCCTCGTCcagctcgtcctcgtcgtcctccAGCACGTCCTCGTCGCTCTCATCCCTCTCCCTGAAGCGCTCACTGGAGGAACCGCTGACCACCGCGAAACCGTCGCCCCCTTGCTCGCCCCTCACAatggatcatcatcatcagcacaaGGCCGCCCGCCAGTCGAGAGCCGCAAGCCCGGCCGGACGTTCCACCCAGCAACAGGCGAGCCCAAGCGCCCCCGGAACCGGTGGCTCTTcctccggtggtggtggtggtggacagCAGTTCTGTCTGCGCTGGAACAACTACCAGACCAACCTGACGAGCGTGTTCGATCAGCTGCTGCAGAGCGAATCGTTCGTCGACGTCACGCTCGCCTGCGACGGCCAGTCGATGAAGGCGCACAAGATGGTGCTGTCCGCCTGCAGCCCCTACTTCCAGACGCTGTTCTTCGACAACCCCTGCCAGCACCCGATCGTGATCATGCGCGACGTTAGCTGGGCCGAGCTGAAGGCGATCGTGGAGTTTATGTACAAGGGCGAGATCAACGTGAGCCAGGACCAGATCGGGCCGCTGCTGAAGGTGGCCGAGATGCTGAAGATACGCGGGCTGGCCGATGTGAGCGGTGATGCGGGCGAGCCGACGGGCAGCCGGGCCGAGCGGGAAGCGGCCGGAAGCCGTGGCCCCGAGGAGCTGGATCGCGAGGAGCACGGCAAGCTGCTGAATCCGCTGGCGATCGTCGGAAGCTCGCTGCTCGCCAATGGTGCGGCCTCGGCAGCAATGGCGGGCGGCAATGGGTCGAACAGTACGGCCACGAGCGGATCGGCCGCCGTAcaggcggcagcggcggctgcgGCCGCGAAGAAACAGCGAGCGGGCCGCGATCGCGACACGACCAAAGAGCACCGGATGGACGCACGGCTGAGCGAGTTCGCGCGCGACCTTTCGCGGGCCGATCCGCACATCTCGTCGCGCGACATTAGCAGCgtggcggcggctgcggcggcggctgccgcGGCCGCTGCCGGGCTGGCGGTAGGCGAGTGGCCGCTCGGAGCGGCCGGGCTAGAGGCGGCCGCAGCGGCCGCCGTTCAGGCCTCCACGCCCAAGAGTGCACGCAAGCGCCGGTGGCCCTCGGGCGAGCGGAGCAGCATCGGCAGTCCGGCTGACAGTACGCCGGACCAGCTGGAGGTACCGTCGCCGATACCGCCCACCCCGTCCAGCCTGGCACAGTCGAGTGGGGGAggcggaggtggtggtggtggtggtggcggtggaacaggaagtggtggtggtggcggtgggtcGAGCAATCCGCTCGCATCGTTCCCGCTGCCGCCGGCACTGGATACGGCCGCGATGGCGATGTCGTCGCTGTCGTCCTCGATCGCGAACCATCCGGATGACATGGAGATCAAGCCGGGCATCGCGGAGATGATACGCGAGGAAGAAAGG